A segment of the Homoserinimonas aerilata genome:
TCCGGCATCGGCTCGCCCTTAGCCGCCGCCAGGATGCTGGCCCCGAACTTGTCCATCTGGCTGCCGGCGTCGTTGATGTAGAACTCATTGGCGACCTGCGCCCCCGCAGCCCGCAACACACGACCGATGGAATCGCCGAGCGCCGCCCACCGGGTGTGCCCGATGTGAAGAGGCCCCGTCGGGTTCGCCGAGACGAACTCCAGATTGATGACCTGCCCCCGAAGGGCCTCGCTGCGGCCGTAGCTCTCGCCCTGCTCCACGATCGACCGGGCAAGCTCGCCCGCGGCAGCCGCATCCAGCGTCACATTGATGAAGCCCGGGCCCGCGACATCGACGGATGCGACACCATCAAGCGCCGAAATACCCTCAGCCAGCTCCGTGGCCAGCTCGCGCGGGTTCACGCCGAGCGGCTTCGCCAACTTCATCGCGATATTGGAGGCCCAATCGCCATGCTCACGGTTCTTCGGCCGCTCCAGCCGCACATCATCAGGACCGAGCGACACCTCTCCCCCGCGGCGGGCGACCACAGCGGTCACGATGTCGAGGATGCGCAAAGAGAGTTCAGCAGGAGTCACAGGGGGAATTCTACCGGGCCGCATCAGCCGAACCGCCCGCGCCTGCCGGGCGCGCGCCGGCGGCCGGGGCATGATGGAGAGGTGCGAACACTGACACCACCACAGCCCAGCCATCTGCTCCGTGTGGGCGCCGCGACGGCGCTCGCCCTCGCATCCGTCATGTTCTTCACCGGATGCGCGCCAGAAGACACGCAGCCGGGCCCGTCGACGAGCGCAACACCCGGATCCTCCGCCACGCCCGGCCCGAGCGGCTCTGCAGCGCCCGATGACGACACAACCGAGCCGAGCAGCTCGGCGAAACCCGGCGAACCGGCCACCCCCGTCGGCATCAGTTGCGACGCCCTGATCAGCGCGGACGACATCTACAACTACAACCCCAACTACAGCCTCGTGAACGGCTTCTCGCCGGCCGCGAACAGCGCAGCATCCAAGGCCGTCGCCGCGAAGGGCGTGGCCTGCGGCTACGTCAACCAGACCAGCGGCACGACCATCGTGGTCGCCGTCGCAACCCCGGGCGCCGACGCGCTCGCCGCCATCGAGAAGGAGCTCTCCTCCGCCACGCCCGTGTCGGGCTTCGGAGTGAAGGGCTGGTTCAGCGGCGGCACCGTGCAGATCATCAGCGGCACCCACTGGCTCAGCGTCTCGTCGCCCGAATTCGTCGAAGCGGCGGATGCCCGGGGTCTCGTCGAGCCCGCGCTGAAGCATCTCGGCTGAGCCGCTCCGTCGGGGGCGCGACCGGCGG
Coding sequences within it:
- a CDS encoding arginyl-tRNA synthetase, whose translation is MRTLTPPQPSHLLRVGAATALALASVMFFTGCAPEDTQPGPSTSATPGSSATPGPSGSAAPDDDTTEPSSSAKPGEPATPVGISCDALISADDIYNYNPNYSLVNGFSPAANSAASKAVAAKGVACGYVNQTSGTTIVVAVATPGADALAAIEKELSSATPVSGFGVKGWFSGGTVQIISGTHWLSVSSPEFVEAADARGLVEPALKHLG